TCTATCCGCCCAGCTGTAGAAGACCTCCAGAGCTCTGAAAGGGCAGAGGGGTCTGACTGTAACTCTATCCATAGACCATAACTACCACCCCTTCACAGGGCAGTAAATCTCCTTACACGGATGCTTCCATCCACTGGGCTACCCTGCGTTTGAGACGTGGGCAAATGCAGCGCCAAGAAAAGCCATGAGGtgctgatttaacattaatGTTAGTGGTTCTTTTCCATTACGCCACAAACTTTGCTTAGAACGGGGCGTCACcttaaaatgtcaaatataaatTTCACGTAagattaaaggggtcatgaactgtgtagttttattgttttataatgtttcctggggtgcacttatgttagtatgctttttaaatacaaaattgtcAATTTAGAAATGAAAGGAATTTCTGCTACCCTGATTTTAgaagtaatattaatattttcaattatttaatcatttaatttattattcatagggatgcaccgaaatTGGGGCCAAAATGGGTTTGAAGGGCTGAAACCATTGACAGAAATGGTgatgtttaaaggtgcagtaagagatttctgagaaacactgttgatatttgaaaccAACCCAAACAAAACACACCCCTcacttcattgctccgcccccaaaatgcacaaacacgcaatgcaagagtggatgtCTCCTGATCATAGCTGAAGTgaagcaaaataatgcttcacaaaaaataaaagcaaagatTAACAAAcgacaaggaaaaaaaaaaaaaaaaaaaaaaaaaaaataacagtgcacaagagtaaatacaagcAAGAGTTCAATGTCCACATTTTTCTAAtcgcaagaaaaaaaaaaaaaaaaaaagtcaagagcagttttttgctaaatatatgcattgATTTAGATTTATTCACACATGCACGTAAAAACATGTCAAATTATTATAGccattgtttaaatatttaaaattcacCAACAAACTGGAGTAGAAACCTAATTCTATTAAAAAGTTGATATAAAAACTGCCTCATGTGCAGTTTAAATATTTGTACAAACTTTATTGGAGTGCGGATTATTAAATAAGCCTTTGTTTTCCGAAAAACTTAATTTCAGTGTTTAGGTAAAATTCATGAAAGTctattaaaataagtaaaaaaattatatataaaaattgcaTCCTGAATTTGTCGTTTCCACCCAGAATTTATATTTCAGTGCATcactaattattttaataatcacctttttaattaattaataataatacaatttcaGACATTTTGGTATATCACTAGACTTCATACGCAACAATAGCTGAACTACATACACAAAATGCATTTGGAGCACATAATGAATGGCCCACTCGTTAGAACTAGAATGCTCTCAACATGGCAACGCGGGCACTGGAGCAACAACGTGTAAGAAAGTGAAAAGTGTACTCCAGCTATTCAAGATAATTCAGCCCTGCAGCTAACCCGGTCACGTGACAGTCATCTAAAACGGAGCATCACATGACTAAAGACTGGCATTCCTCAATGCTACATCACAGCTGATGCTTTAACCCCCCTCCCCCTCCTAATAAAAAGAGTTGCTGGCTGTAAAGAGAGACAGGTTGGTCTCTTTGGCACCATTTCTATCCCATCAGAGCTCAGTCCAAATCCCCCAGCCTGATCAACAAAGGCGGCTTTGTGGAGCCGTTCATGACCCTCTCCTGCAAAACATGACCATTAGGCCTGCACGATTCTGGGAAAAATATGAATCACGATTTTTTGGCTTAGAATTGATATCACGATTCTCTAcaacgatttttttttctcatgaaatgtaatgtttattgcacACATGAAccatgacaaaacaaaacaaattggaagtaccaaaaatatttgttttggcaCCTATAGAacattgcacatcaccacaAGCCTGTAGAGGCTTCAATATAGAACTACCGCGCTCGCTTGACGAGTGAAACACGAGACtagcgttcacaccaaacgcgaatagagcgtcaaattcgcgtctagtttgccgctagaacattttgaatgtattcGCGCGTCTAGAGCGAAATAGACGCGCGTAAAAAACAAGCGTATGAAGCGAAATTGACACGCGTCCGAGGCGAAATCCGCTTCTTGTGGGAGGGGCAAGTGCTAGGCGGTTGTCTGTTTGCAcgatggctgatgttgatcgtgCGTTCATCGAGAGAGATACCGCTTTGTTTGTATTTGCTCTGGAGAGCAGAAAAGCGGCGTAGGAGTCAGCGTCGCGGGAAGGCTGCGGGTCGATAAACGTGTATGTTACGTgactcaaaagtgaaatgtgtatacaacttaccaggtagcccaatctcctcaccgacactcttccaagcgagGTCCTTCttattcctgtctgaagtatgaacttgtgtcataaatctctgggtgactgctcactgataatatcagtcgttcttccattttgaatgagtgactTCGGGCGGGCCTGCCGCCACAGCAGCAAACAGGCTCCTGATTGGCATAaattcgcgccgcgttaaccaaagttcaaatttttcaactcgggcgtcagacgcgaattcgcgtcaaacgctaaatgcacaaaaagcaccattcgcGCGAAACGCCTCATTCGCGCCGCGAGACCTCCAGTGCGCGTAAACGCGTCTTTAcattcgcgccagacgctctattcgcgtttggtgtgaacaggcgCTTTGTCGTTGGCTGAGGGTGAAGAGCGGTCCTTTCAAAATAaaggctgatttttttttttttttaaatcgaagtcatttaaaaattaaatcttGAACAGGGTGAATCGAGATCGCGATTTTATAACGATTTATCGTGCAGGCCTAATGACCATACACCCCAGACCTGACCACCAACTCTctctattaaaaacaaatatctcTTACTCAATGTATAAAGGTTGCAGAATGGGAGAAGAGACAGTTAATGATATGAATTAATGTTAGCGAATGATATGTACACAGTatcttttttaaagaaatttctcatgctcaccaaggctgcatttattgaaTCAAGAACACAGTTAAAACCGTAATATTGAGATATATTACagttctgcttaatatttgtgtggaaatacatatattttttaattatttgataaatataaagttcaaaagaacagcatttattagaaatagaaattaaaaacagtaaacagtaaaacaaaaataaaataaaaataaataaaccctACTGACCCTAGACttgaactgtagtgtacatACTCACAATTCAATTCGCTCATGAAAATAGAATTTAGCAGGTTTTGAAACTGACATGCAAGCTTTCTAAACTCAAAATATCCAAATACTGGTCAGACTATAATATAAATGTGAGGATTAGATTAAAgtccggaacacaccaagccaacgccgacgaactagtggcgacgaaagcagactgcggggttggctcacgtcaacagcgtctgtgtccaaagttgccatGACTCACCAAACCTACGCtagacagccgacggccaagtagcacgtcagttaTGCGCCGGCGTGAGACAAAGTGCCTTTCcaaaccagcaggtggcagtatctgaacagccatTCAGAATGATAAAAAGGCCCGACGAGCTGATGCTGATTCAACATTTCGATAGGCAACGCAGACCAACTTcaggaacacactgagaaaacttatctggccgacgaacaaaaactgccggacagtagtgttgtcaaaagtaccgacttcggtacctatcggtactgaaattttaaaaacgtgacgctttgagcgctgttgagtggattcataaatatctctgattggtcattgtgTTGAGGCCTGTGATTCGCCACAATGATCAACgcgtgggagcatttgaaagcacacggaagtgttttaatttgaaagctttttgaaagtgggagcgcgagcgattgaaagcaggcgtctaacagtggaccgatccgcgatagacgcctgctttcaaacgctcccgtgtgtatctgtgtaagcgcttagtgaagagattaattgatgactatttacaacttttatacagcgttgatcattgaagcctatcacagacatatccaatgagccgtgaaaacaacggccaatcagagatgtttacgaatccactcaacagcgctcaaagcgtcacgtttttaaaatttcagtaccgactaggtaccgaagtcggtacttttgataACACTACCAGACAgatcaaaacaacaaaatttatTTTCCAATCTTCAACCTGAGAGCAGTTATGGAGCCCCAAATCAAATAAAAGAGCACAAAGCTGAGAAAGCATGATCAGGATTTCATTTTCTAGAACAAACCTTGAGTGAGTCCACCAGATCCTCCACGAGGAAGAGTCGTCGCAGCTCTTTAATGACAGTGTTGATGTGCACCAGAGCTGTGTCACTGTACTTATGAACCATCTCCGTAGGGATTGCGATATCCTTATCCAGATACATCCTGTACAGAGAGAGAGGGTTTACCATGAGACTAAAGCTCCGTTCCATGAATCTAGCGAACTAGCAAGCCATTGAAAATTTCATGATATAACAAATTATCATGAcatttatgatttatgattAGATTTGTGATTATGATTAGCTACTAAAGACCATGACATTTAAGTAGTTTTACAATCCTTCTCTGTTTTACGGGTAGAGCTGTACGATTAATTGCTACAGTTTGCGATCTTAATTCAAATACCCATGCAATCTTATTTCTAAATATCAACGATTCAGTTATGCctattaaacctttgaaaagTACAATCACATCGGAAGATTCAAATCTGCATTGGTGCTGCCCAGAGAGATCAGTTGTCATGCATAGgtataaaactaaataatttaCATTACCACATAAGTGCTAAGATAAACGTTTATAgttcggatataaacactgacgTCTACGGTTGCGAACATAGAGCAAATCACTTTTTGAAACTAGATGCTTCAAGTAAAAATTGTATCAGTTACATCGTTACGGCAGTAGGTGGAGACAAGTGacttaaaattatttgtcactgaatcattcatttaagagatttgttcaaaaatgctgattcattcagtaggTATAATGGAAGTGAAGTCTTCATGAGTAAGTCATTGAATCAATCATTcaaaccgttttttttttttaatttttttattattaattcaaaTTACAAATTTTTAATGGACTTTTTTTAGTTGTCTTTTCAGAATCGTAGGAGAAtcttggtcttttttttttttaaatcgtgATTCTCAATTCAAAATCGAGCAGCTCTACTTATGGGTATGAGTGTAAAGGGGTTTTAAAAGCATATACACAacaaagtcagcatgaaatggaaattgTGAAAGTCTTTTCTTGCCTATTGTGATGTAGAAccaagtgaaacggcttctcgaacaagaaaaaaaaaaaattagggtAGGACTTTATTTTGTCCATGGGTATTTCATTAGATGGTTATGGTTTACTATTggttgatctcatgtgagtaacATGTTGCCCCGCCCTTGAGCCAGTAATtacatcagagaagagaagagaagagaagagaagagaagagaagagaagagaagagaagagaagagaagagaagagaagagaagagaagagaagagattacGAGggcacaagtttttttttaaaaaaattaaattacgtGCACAGTTTTATTTGTTTCCATGAATCAATTCAAACTGAATCAGGTTTAAAATCAAACAACTAAAATGTACCattttagacatttaaaaagaaatctaTTATGCCATTTATTATGTTAAGCAGTTTATTATGTTACATTTCTGCAATGAATGTGAGaactataaattatatttataatttagagAAAAACCTATAGATAGCGAGAGAGAGTGCAAGTGTGatagaagagagagagagatctacCACTTATGATTATAATGTTGCCTCTGAAAGTAGCTGACTATTCAGTAAACAAACACTAAAGCatctcactaggttttggaacagagcctagcagtttgataaaaatgtgtgtgaatCAGAAAGTTTGTTTGATTTTCATCTACTTCAGAGATATTGCAACCACTTCCAAAACAACTTCAAGAATCTTTTAAGTGCTCCGATTTTTGTCGTTCCACTTCAATTTTACAGCCGAGGCTTAAAAATTTTGGCAGGGAGTCAAAATCAACAGCGTGTAACACCTCATGTAAGCCCAGAAGCTAAGCTCCACAGATCTGCCTCCTTACATAAACTAGAACACAAACTGATCAAAGCAGGATTATCCTAACAGTTTTACACTCAGGCGATGCAAAGTGAACAAAACACGCCACAGCATGGAAACAAGCGAGTCTGATGCAGTCACAATATGCATGCAACATGTGTGCGTTCTCACTTGAAGGGGTGCCCATCCTCTGACTTCTGAACAGCCTGTAAAATGCCTTTGTATATCCTGAAGGAGATGGTGACAGACAGCAGGGCAAGGGCCACGTAGGAGAGCACGCTGATAATACTGCACACGCTGAGGGACAGCAGCAGGAACAGACTGGCTCCAAACACCACCCCCGTCCTCTGCAGATCTCGCCAATACAGCAGGTCCACCACTGCCGACAGAAAGGAAGAGTTACGTCAACTCTCAACAGCCAGATGATGCAACTTTCTGGTTTAATACAAAAAGGAATGAACACTTCTTATAAACACGTTAAACCAAGAAATTGTCTCATGACCTTCATTTTTTAGATTGTGAAAGCAATGAGAATTAAGGAGCACAAAAAACAAATGggtttacaataaggtcttgTTAGTGAAAGCATTAAACAACAATGAGCCATACAATATTTACTGACCTTTAACGTTAGTCaataaaatacaactgttcattgttagttcatgttagtgcaggttcattaaatattaacagatatgacttttgatttaaataataaaagggTAAAAGTTGAAATCAACTTTGACCAAGATTAAGAAATGCTTTAGAAGTTtatcattagttcatgttaactaatgtagttaaagggatagttcacccaaaaatttttattctgtcattaattactcaccctcctgtCATTCCAATCCtttaagactttcgttcatctttggaacataaatgaagataattgctttttttctttttttttcttttatttataaaatctgAGCCAGTTCTGTactctccattgacagcctatgcaactaccactttgacgcttcaagagatcgtaaaactaatccatactAGTtgagtccaaattttctgaagagacttgattgctttatatgatgaacagattgaatttaggcttttactccaacattgatcagcaaacatacacagaagctcaaccaaactCGAATGACACACAAGGACAAACCTCTtccacacgagaatgaacctcattggttacgcagcacgtttaagcttccggaagaggtttgttcttgtgcgtcattgaagtttggttgagcttctgtgtATGCTCACTGATCAAGGTgatgtgagtaaaagcctaaataaaATCTGTTAATCATAAAAAGTGATCAAGCCACTAAATTTGGATTAAACCGCTTGATTCATaaggattagttttatgatctttttatgaacattttgaagcgtcaaagttctAGTTGCAAAGGCGGTCAATGGAGGAACGGACATCTCTCAGATgtttgatttcatcaaaaagatcttcatttgtgttccaaagatgaacgaaagtattacgggtttggaacgacatgagagtgagtacttaaaggaacactccacttttttggaAAAtgggctcattttccaactcccctagagttaaacagttgagttttaccattttcgaatccattcagccgatctctgggtcTGGAGGTACcgcttttagcatagcttagcatagttcattgaatcttaTTAGACCGTTAggatcgcgcttaaaaatgaccaaagagttttgatatttttcttattttaaacttGACTCTTCCAtagttacatcatgtactaagactgacggaaaatgaaaagtgatTATTCTCTCATTCCAgggtaataatcaaggaactttgctgaatggattcgaaaacggtaaaactcaactgttgttcaaaaaaaaaaaaagtagagtgttcctttaagtactcactctcatgtcgttccaaacccgtaatggtaaaactcaaccgtttaactctaggggagttggaaaatgtggaaaaaaaaagtggagcgttcctttaatgacagaattt
Above is a genomic segment from Chanodichthys erythropterus isolate Z2021 chromosome 21, ASM2448905v1, whole genome shotgun sequence containing:
- the rtn4a gene encoding reticulon-4a isoform X2, translating into MHTNSDNTNSMTTFGMEIKHWKEQVVDLLYWRDLQRTGVVFGASLFLLLSLSVCSIISVLSYVALALLSVTISFRIYKGILQAVQKSEDGHPFKMYLDKDIAIPTEMVHKYSDTALVHINTVIKELRRLFLVEDLVDSLKFAVLMWILTYVGALFNGLTLLILGLIGAFSWPVIYEKHQAQIDHYYGLVNKQIKDVVGKIQAKIPGAKPKTE